From Theileria annulata chromosome 1, complete sequence, *** SEQUENCING IN PROGRESS ***, one genomic window encodes:
- a CDS encoding splicing factor (SR protein), putative (Tap349e08.q2ks7.C.cand.40 - score = 73.91), producing MVYKGGKANRSPSCVFVGNLPDRVDERDIHDLFDKFGEIKDVDIKHGKTSNYTSYAFIEFASVRSAEDAVDSRDGYEYDRYRLRVEFAGEKKPRRYPSYDRPRDRDRSNRYPPPTRTDYRLVISNLPHGCRWQHLKDHMRKAGPVGYVNIVHGKGFVDYMHKSDMKYAIRKLDGSELTTPDDSCRIRVKKDEFRRSRSRHRSYDRRSRSVSDRRSRSVRSGSPYERRSRSISGKRSRSERSRSPYDRRSRTVSDRRSRSVRSVSDRSRSPYAKRQKSRDRSGSERSRTRSRSASERRSYERSRSDERLKLNSELEPMKHTYDRDAETETAAETYRESPLKV from the exons ATGGTTTACAAGGGCGGCAAAGCAAATCGTTCACCATCTTGTGTTTTTGTAGGAAATCTTCCCGACAGGGTTGATGAAAGGGATATTCATGACCTCTTTGATAAA TTTGGAGAAATAAAAGATGTTGACATAAAGCATGGGAAAACTTCCAATTACACCTCATACGCCTTTATAGAGTTTGCTAGTGTCAGATCGGCAGAAGACGCTGTAGATTCCCGTGATGGCTACGAATATGATAGATACAGACTTAGGGTCGAGTTTGCGGGAGAAAAGAAACCCAGAAGATATCCAAGTTATGACAGACCCAGAGATCGTGACAGATCAAATAGATATCCTCCACCAACCAG AACTGATTATCGTCTCGTAATATCGAATTTACCTCATGGATGCCGATGGCAGCATTTAAAGGACCACATGAGGAAGGCTGGTCCTGTTGGATACGTTAATATAGTCCATGGGAAGGGTTTTGTCGACTACATGCACAAGTCTGACATGAAGTACGCCATCAGGAAACTAGATGGCTCTGAGCTCACTACTCCAGACGATAGCTGTCGCATAAGAGTTAAAAAGGATGAGTTCAGGAGGTCCAGGTCTAGGCATAGGTCATATGATAGAAGGTCAAGATCAGTTTCTGACCGTAGGAGTAGGTCCGTGAGGTCAGGCTCGCCCTACGAGAGGAGATCAAGATCTATCTCCGGCAAGAGGAGTAGGTCAGAAAGGTCTCGTTCTCCTTATGATAGGAGATCCAGAACTGTTTCTGACAGGAGAAGTCGATCTGTGAGGTCAGTTTCTGATAGGAGTAGATCGCCTTATGCTAAGAGGCAAAAATCGCGTGACAGGTCGGGTTCCGAGAGGTCCAGAACCCGTTCCAGGAGCGCTTCAGAGAGAAGATCGTATGAGAGGAGCCGTTCTGATGAGCGTCTAAAACTCAATTCTGAGCTTGAGCCTATGAAGCACACCTACGATAGAGATGCAGAAACCGAGACTGCCGCTGAAACATATAGAGAAAGTCCACTTAAAGTATGA
- a CDS encoding SNF2-family protein (chromodomain-helicase-DNA-binding protein 1) (Tap349e08.q2ks7.cand.90 - score = 153.22), giving the protein MNTLEQITEPAQTPETTPDVAEQQLQQNKIQNQLQPNQLQNQLHQVGSNTQMAQQVQSHPMQNTQMNQPQHVQPNQMGQQVGPSQQGQNPQMGQNQHMGANQQMMMRMGNGVMNPNMYYYQMQMYQNQQGQKGMPMNMQMGMSRFMPQYNAYLNRVQPMQQMAPTHPMMQQQMGHNQQVQSAMMMQQQQQQQQQGETKTEETGETKQQPMSNMPPNMYPNMMGNPMNPVGMPMMHPGGMGGMYYGPRLLVNNAIDSIPSLRLANSQFQNVTQVLDALATQSKKRRAPRASREPREDSDFKNVLQDYFSASDNSDDEFLVSRSLRLNDGSSSIRRSNRTRTKTAKYDEYNETESDTQEDYIANYQPTTVNNINPTGVKSNRGRKKGVSYKKPTPAKPVNPYSRSNYLQFDESSDESPQFSGHDYDPNSIESSGLSLRHRKHKVNYAELEYSEEEEVVEGEEEEKKSSGGIDRVINHRQREDGEWEYLIKWQGFAHIHNTWDVYENLKEYNGIRRLDNYIKRFKNLEERQKYMTLDEIEQENIALGLQKQIDEDSLIAERIVTHYKDENGVMVYLVKWRSCPYDQCTEEDEETLVEHGFQDLIDAYKIREDRILGEAARKIPWNTHSISLTKFEPYYETPKYLSNPTYLEDLGYTSRLYYTILAARANRLKTDGVNEAGEVKADAVKPQDSVKGEVTNLVKEQEPMVNNETDVKINGVKEEKNEQEDVKMDLDQETNSTTSAQSFPNSVKSEPNAQQSVNTGSTENSVNSAQQGDAGVKKYHLRDNVPNSIYKVSEPRKLRDYQLTGLNWMVNRMKRGLSVLLADEMGLGKTVQTISLVGHFMYKEFLIGPYLIIVPQSTIDNWMREFEAWLPQANAVCYYGNATAREMIRQRELTRIFVPGKGERYKCDVCITTPSIINSPADLDFLRRISWQLMVVDEAHQLKNKNSKRFVELMQFMADYKLLLSGTPLHNNLEELWTLLHFINPQIYPYYEDFRRRYSEIENPAAIGENKQKQLLSLQHELHEFVLRRVKKDVEKSLPNKVERILRVELSPMQIEWYKNILARNYEELARNSGGSRSSLQNICMELKKVCNHPFLCYEPEDRQVWLQGLIYGSGKICLLDKLLQRLKEKGHRVLIFSQMVRMLNIISEYLTLRGFKHQRLDGTMGKEVRKKAMDHFNDPQSDDFCFLLSTKAGGLGINLTSADTVIIYDSDWNPQNDLQAEARAHRIGQTKTVQIYRLVTKDSIEQTILERAKTKMVLDALVVQGLNKRGDAVMFNDDGKSGFSREELAKILKFGASKLWATANPQTNKTSSTDEKLDIDLDKVLQEAELTKENDSDLAADLLSSYTNITEFRYEPPEGQLEATGENDKEFWEATIPLEERVKLKKKKQEELLVMGPRRTRAKDTGTIETDDYSDDEADADFQPRKTTKELLQSQEGIKGKRGQRRSRKAVLTIKDKMKIHRSLSKFGVPELRLKDIHADTKLNKVDPRVILNECQNMIDTCKSKLKSNADDEDRRSRRSQLIVEMGEIKVNAQDFLDKMKLLESLEQFGRKLAGSSWNMAPNDEFEIPQQVLDQMNEGKETWTSDDIVNLLKLINKLGFGYWSQMCADKELCVGVLQDIKHDKLKNRAMKLLKIVNTYIDPSSVITLSDEKRLSTVRETPVKVKKKESVTSDKENDLTPSEGPNDKVRDDLSDIYTLDPSDASKDVIDVANLLSTGKLTSRDHYASAVKHVLKSCRDVLRTTKRLRNPSLDFTENLKSEEFQTQVRDTVKMVKNALDSNLNVCPDEVVANKLRTACWKFVSKIIQSDQFHLESY; this is encoded by the coding sequence ATGAATACACTCGAACAAATTACGGAACCAGCTCAGACTCCTGAGACTACACCTGATGTTGCAGAGCAACAACTACAACAAAACAAAATACAAAACCAATTACAACCCAACCAGTTGCAAAATCAACTACACCAAGTAGGATCAAACACACAAATGGCTCAACAAGTACAATCACACCCAATGCAAAACACACAAATGAACCAACCTCAACATGTACAACCAAACCAAATGGGACAACAAGTTGGTCCAAGTCAACAAGGACAAAACCCACAAATGGGACAAAATCAGCATATGGGAGCGAACCAACAGATGATGATGCGAATGGGTAACGGAGTAATGAACCCAAATatgtattattatcaaatgcAAATGTACCAGAACCAACAAGGACAAAAAGGAATGCCAATGAATATGCAAATGGGAATGTCAAGATTTATGCCACAATATAACGCATACCTCAACAGAGTACAACCAATGCAACAAATGGCCCCAACGCATCCAATGATGCAACAACAAATGGGACATAACCAGCAAGTCCAAAGTGCAATGATGATGCAACAGCAGCAGCAACAGCAACAACAAGGTGAAACAAAAACTGAAGAAACAGGAGAAACTAAGCAACAACCAATGAGTAATATGCCACCAAATATGTACCCAAATATGATGGGTAATCCCATGAACCCAGTAGGAATGCCCATGATGCACCCAGGTGGTATGGGCGGGATGTACTACGGACCACGCCTACTAGTCAATAACGCAATTGACAGCATCCCGTCATTGAGACTTGCAAATAGTCAGTTCCAGAATGTAACACAGGTACTGGACGCCCTAGCAACACAGTCGAAGAAGCGCAGGGCACCAAGAGCATCGAGAGAACCAAGAGAGGACtcagattttaaaaatgtcCTCCAAGACTACTTTAGCGCATCAGATAACTCAGATGACGAGTTTTTAGTCTCAAGATCACTTCGACTCAACGACGGAAGTAGCAGCATTAGAAGGAGTAATCGCACTCGAACGAAGACTGCAAAATACGATGAGTACAATGAAACGGAATCCGATACACAGGAAGATTATATAGCAAACTATCAACCGACAACAGTGAATAACATTAACCCAACAGGGGTAAAGAGTAATAGAGGAAGAAAGAAGGGAGTTAGTTACAAGAAGCCAACACCTGCTAAGCCAGTAAACCCCTATTCGAGAAGCAACTATTTACAGTTTGATGAGTCGAGTGATGAGTCTCCACAGTTTAGCGGCCATGACTATGACCCTAACTCGATAGAAAGTAGCGGTTTATCACTAAGACATAGGAAACATAAAGTAAATTACGCAGAATTAGAATACTCAGAGGAAGAGGAAGTAGTTGAAGGggaagaagaagaaaagAAAAGCTCAGGAGGAATTGACCGAGTTATTAACCACAGACAGCGTGAGGATGGAGAGTGGGagtatttaataaaatggcAAGGATTTGCGCATATCCACAACACATGGGATGTgtatgaaaatttaaaagaataCAATGGAATACGTAGACTTGACAACTACATTAAGCGCTTTAAGAACCTGGAGGAACGCCAGAAATATATGACACTGGATGAAATAGAACAGGAAAACATAGCTCTGGGACTCCAGAAACAAATCGATGAAGACTCATTGATAGCAGAACGCATCGTAACACACTACAAAGATGAAAACGGCGTTATGGTATACCTAGTCAAGTGGCGTAGTTGCCCATACGACCAATGCACAGAAGAGGATGAGGAAACATTAGTGGAACACGGGTTCCAAGATTTAATTGACGCATATAAGATTAGAGAAGACAGGATTTTGGGTGAGGCAGCGAGGAAGATCCCCTGGAACACGCACTCAATATCCTTGACCAAATTCGAGCCATATTACGAGACGCCTAAATACCTGTCAAATCCAACATATTTAGAGGATTTAGGATATACCTCCAGATTATACTACACCATTTTAGCAGCAAGAGCGAACCGTTTGAAGACTGATGGTGTAAACGAAGCGGGTGAGGTGAAGGCGGACGCGGTAAAACCTCAAGATTCAGTTAAGGGAGAAGTAACAAATTTAGTTAAAGAACAAGAACCGATGGTTAATAATGAGACGGATGTGAAAATAAATGGAGTAAAGGAGGAAAAAAATGAGCAAGAAGATGTAAAAATGGACCTAGACCAAGAAACCAATTCTACAACCTCAGCTCAATCGTTTCCTAACTCTGTTAAGTCAGAACCAAACGCCCAGCAATCAGTAAACACAGGCTCCACAGAAAACTCAGTTAATTCAGCACAGCAAGGAGATGCTGGAGTTAAAAAGTACCACCTCAGAGATAACGTACCCAACTCGATTTATAAAGTATCAGAGCCGAGGAAGCTGAGAGACTACCAGCTGACGGGACTTAACTGGATGGTAAACCGTATGAAGCGAGGTCTGTCGGTGCTATTAGCAGATGAAATGGGGCTGGGAAAGACGGTACAAACGATATCACTAGTAGGCCACTTCATGTACAAAGAGTTTCTAATTGGACCATACCTAATCATCGTGCCCCAAAGCACAATAGATAACTGGATGAGAGAGTTTGAAGCATGGCTCCCACAAGCAAACGCAGTGTGCTACTACGGAAACGCAACAGCCCGCGAAATGATACGTCAACGTGAGCTAACGCGAATTTTCGTGCCAGGAAAGGGAGAACGCTACAAGTGCGATGTATGCATTACAACGCCGAGCATAATCAACTCGCCAGCAGACTTGGACTTTCTACGCAGAATAAGCTGGCAGCTGATGGTTGTGGACGAAGCACACCAACtgaagaataaaaatagtaaaCGCTTCGTAGAGTTGATGCAGTTCATGGCAGACTACAAGCTCTTGCTAAGTGGAACTCCACTCCACAATAACCTGGAGGAGCTCTGGACACTGTTGCATTTCATTAACCCACAGATTTACCCATACTACGAAGATTTCAGAAGAAGATATAGCGAAATCGAAAATCCAGCTGCAATAGGAGAAAATAAACAGAAGCAGCTGCTATCATTACAGCACGAGTTACACGAGTTTGTGCTTCGAAGAGTTAAGAAAGACGTTGAAAAATCGCTGCCAAATAAGGTTGAGAGGATTTTGAGAGTGGAACTCTCACCAATGCAGATTGAATGGTACAAGAATATTCTGGCAAGAAATTATGAGGAGTTGGCAAGGAACTCAGGAGGCTCAAGAAGCTCACTACAGAACATCTGTATGGAGCTGAAAAAGGTTTGCAACCACCCCTTCCTGTGTTACGAGCCCGAAGATAGACAAGTGTGGCTTCAAGGGCTTATATACGGAAGCGGGAAGATATGTTTGCTAGACAAGCTGCTTCAGCGTCTGAAGGAGAAGGGACACAGAGTCTTGATTTTCTCACAAATGGTCAGGAtgcttaatattataaGTGAGTATTTGACATTGAGAGGATTTAAGCATCAAAGACTTGATGGAACGATGGGAAAAGAAGTGAGGAAAAAAGCAATGGACCACTTCAATGACCCACAGAGCGATGACTTCTGCTTTCTACTCTCAACAAAAGCAGGAGGACTAGGAATTAACTTGACATCAGCAGACACAGTGATCATATACGACTCAGATTGGAACCCACAAAACGACTTGCAGGCAGAAGCAAGAGCACATAGGATAGGCCAGACGAAAACGGTACAAATATACAGACTTGTAACAAAAGATTCAATAGAGCAAACAATATTAGAGAGAGCAAAAACGAAGATGGTGCTTGATGCACTAGTTGTACAGGGATTAAATAAGAGAGGGGACGCAGTAATGTTCAACGACGATGGGAAATCAGGATTTTCCCGTGAGGAGCTAGCAAAGATCCTCAAGTTCGGAGCATCAAAGCTCTGGGCAACTGCAAACCCACAAACAAACAAGACATCCTCAACAGACGAAAAATTAGATATTGATTTGGATAAAGTACTTCAAGAAGCAGAACTCACTAAAGAAAATGATTCAGACTTGGCAGCTGATTTGTTGTCGTCGTACACGAACATAACAGAGTTTAGATATGAGCCACCAGAAGGCCAACTGGAGGCGACTGGAGAAAACGACAAGGAGTTTTGGGAAGCAACAATTCCTCTGGAGGAACGTGTTAAGCTTAAGAAGAAGAAACAAGAGGAGTTGCTTGTTATGGGCCCAAGAAGAACAAGAGCTAAGGATACAGGAACCATTGAGACCGATGATTATTCTGACGACGAGGCTGATGCAGATTTCCAACCCAGGAAAACAACAAAGGAATTATTACAGTCTCAAGAAGGAATTAAGGGTAAAAGAGGACAACGTAGGTCAAGAAAGGCTGTTTTGACaattaaagataaaatgAAGATCCATAGAAGCTTAAGCAAGTTTGGAGTACCAGAGCTCAGACTGAAGGACATACACGCAGACACTAAGCTCAACAAGGTTGACCCGAGAGTTATCCTGAACGAGTGTCAGAACATGATTGACACTTGCAAGTCAAAGCTCAAGTCGAATGCGGACGACGAAGATAGGCGTTCGAGAAGAAGTCAACTGATTGTAGAGATGGGAGAAATCAAAGTCAACGCACAGGACTTCTTAGATAAGATGAAATTGCTTGAAAGCCTAGAACAGTTTGGGCGAAAGCTTGCAGGAAGCTCTTGGAACATGGCTCCAAACGACGAGTTTGAGATCCCTCAGCAAGTACTTGACCAAATGAACGAAGGCAAGGAAACATGGACCTCAGATGATATAGTAAACCTTCTCAAGCTTATTAACAAGTTAGGGTTTGGATACTGGTCTCAAATGTGTGCAGACAAGGAGTTATGTGTTGGAGTACTCCAGGACATTAAGCACGATAAGTTGAAAAACCGTGCGATGAAACTTCTTAAGATTGTGAACACGTATATTGATCCAAGCTCAGTTATCACACTAAGCGATGAAAAGAGGCTATCAACGGTCCGAGAAACACCCGTTAAGGTCAAGAAAAAGGAATCAGTAACAAGTGATAAGGAAAATGACCTGACGCCATCAGAAGGACCTAACGATAAGGTTCGAGATGACTTGAGTGATATTTACACACTCGACCCCTCCGACGCCAGCAAAGATGTTATCGATGTCGCAAATTTGCTCTCCACAGGAAAACTCACGTCCAGAGACCATTATGCGAGCGCAGTCAAGCACGTGTTAAAGTCCTGTAGAGATGTCCTGAGAACCACAAAACGTCTCAGAAACCCATCCTTGGATTTCACAGAGAACCTCAAATCAGAAGAGTTCCAAACACAGGTCAGAGACACAGTCAAGATGGTCAAAAACGCACTTGACAGTAACCTCAATGTCTGTCCTGACGAAGTTGTCGCAAACAAACTCAGAACAGCCTGCTGGAAATTCGTCTCCAAAATCATACAATCAGACCAATTCCACCTAGAATCTTACTAA
- a CDS encoding Tpr-related protein family member, putative (Tap349e08.q2ks7.C.cand.41 - score = 22.08;~9 probable transmembrane helices predicted for TA06090 by TMHMM2.0 at aa 15-32, 101-123, 133-155, 195-217, 237-259, 272-290, 341-363, 384-406 and 416-438), whose protein sequence is MTYTEEDEGDLQTAAYMFAGLAMMLNIRLSYSAAPYALLRFKLPENLFSVFVRTTSSALELWCIPSMAIGNIMEQVYNYNYMEEDKKKSNATEVKKYGWIVVPSIVTNWLNFLTFVILLIFFVTGGDNGHVTGYYWIMAISGFVFGINMVLVYAVDYRYLAFYMAGENSFPMVTSAILYFATSIFGNRRKYNSDYLVVLIDISIAILIAFVASVLWTLAFYFYKTPLGGAGDPDWTVASPIAMVIVGMGLVYSIYPGIAPGMIVPFYLIDKIEMVLLVATAVPPIIIAFLRKYKPNWSPQTQFLLYNYRFGGWTEYNDHKEKEQGDPSKGYVKDNDALVHAWIWHFFDILIPLQICLAIIFIYSLHYRDSHISRSIINQPKMSTFLTIIFYMCHEILLALGFPGMVGNNGAGGKVLLPVQYVGALLMVFLAFYSIGYITEYKRHDPSQWPTEGMTKWNALCYWLKMASKITNKNFKQLFTTDLRRDLNVSKNNMVNTIVYYTLLN, encoded by the coding sequence ATGACTTATACGGAAGAAGATGAAGGAGATCTTCAGACTGCAGCTTATATGTTTGCTGGACTAGCTATGATGCTTAATATTAGGCTTTCATACAGTGCTGCTCCATATGCCTTGTTGAGGTTCAAACTTCCTGAGAATCTTTTCAGTGTATTTGTTAGGACTACTTCGAGTGCTTTGGAACTTTGGTGTATTCCAAGCATGGCCATAGGTAACATAATGGAACAAGTATACAATTACAATTATATGGAAGAAGACAAGAAGAAGAGTAATGCTACTGAGGTCAAAAAGTATGGATGGATTGTAGTTCCTTCAATCGTTACTAATTGGTTAAACTTTCTCACATTTGTAATTCTCCTAATATTTTTCGTTACTGGTGGTGATAACGGTCATGTTACTGGTTATTACTGGATTATGGCCATATCTGGCTTTGTGTTTGGGATTAATATGGTCCTGGTATATGCTGTAGATTATAGATATCTTGCATTCTATATGGCAGGTGAAAATTCATTTCCAATGGTCACCTCTGCAATACTCTACTTTGCTACATCTATATTTGGTAACAGGAGGAAATATAACTCTGACTACCTTGTTGTTCTAATTGACATCTCAATTGCGATTCTAATAGCATTTGTAGCTTCTGTGTTGTGGACATTGGCGTTCTACTTCTATAAGACTCCACTGGGTGGTGCTGGGGATCCTGACTGGACAGTTGCATCTCCAATTGCTATGGTTATTGTCGGTATGGGACTTGTCTACTCTATTTATCCTGGAATTGCCCCTGGTATGATTGTACCATTTTATCTCATTGATAAGATTGAGATGGTACTTCTAGTAGCAACAGCTGTCCCACCAATCATAATTGCATTCCTTAGGAAATACAAACCAAACTGGTCTCCTCAAACCCAGTTCCTCCTATATAACTATAGGTTCGGTGGATGGACAGAATACAACGACCACAAAGAGAAAGAACAAGGAGACCCATCAAAAGGATACGTAAAAGATAATGATGCCCTTGTTCATGCTTGGATTTGGCACTTCTTTGATATACTGATTCCACTCCAGATCTGTCTAGCTATTATATTCATCTACTCCCTTCATTATAGAGACTCTCATATATCAAGATCCATCATTAATCAACCAAAGATGTCCACATTTCTAAccataatattttatatgtgtcaTGAGATTCTATTAGCTTTGGGGTTTCCTGGTATGGTTGGTAACAACGGAGCTGGAGGTAAAGTATTGCTACCAGTTCAGTATGTTGGTGCTCTTTTGATGGTGTTTTTAGCATTCTATAGCATAGGTTATATAACAGAATATAAGCGGCACGACCCTTCCCAGTGGCCAACCGAGGGCATGACAAAGTGGAATGCCCTGTGTTACTGGTTAAAGATGGCGAgcaaaattacaaataaaaatttcaaacaaTTGTTTACAACTGATTTACGTAGAGATCTAAATGTTTCTAAGAATAATATGGTAAATACTATAGTATATTACACATTGTTGAATTGA
- a CDS encoding Tpr-related protein family member, putative (Tap349e08.q2ks7.C.cand.40 - score = 73.91;~11 probable transmembrane helices predicted for TA06095 by TMHMM2.0 at aa 12-34, 519-541, 548-570, 575-597, 610-632, 668-690, 703-725, 749-771, 792-814, 824-846 and 867-889): MFHICIANQAAVGVSDCPLLMAAYILAGLAMMLNIRLSYSSAPYALIRFKLPENLFSVFVRRMASALELWCLPSMLLGNIMDLIQKLAIDTDPELRIAAGASSPDGLVQMATQLHDRANELDQAVKNVGNDEGAKVLKYKAGTEAQNDDPKHLRKLAKDLHNAATQLESVAPGDSTSDNDALKLKAGTSEDDGLRKLAKTLYEAAKALVDTRPSDNNAAQQLADAVGQDENTTDKLRQALQQLAGADGDLIAKAGAVRDAYDKSGGDGVKPKFTAVQGQEGKYDGDKQPLYEAVKKAWEAFNDLYTANLKKLANDLKDAIGTTGQPSKLQQTLSELGNDTGDDPSTKANAVKTAYEGSTDNGVKPKFDALKAKEFAYQAIAAIKSLYENVVKAMTAFDNVYKPEELLKDAVGNSDQAPIPPGSDPKTLREALHELGSAGTSDPTLHAKAKAVKDKYSEGWSDTIKQKFHLVQAQANAYEQGNTIKTEKYKNLLDAWTAFNDKYYKVISSPKYNTIIIPSIITQWLNFLTYVILLIVYVVGGDQGHLTVFYFVIAISGVVFGINMTLVYSVDFNYIPVYIVGENCFPIVTSFIHYITTLMFGNRRKWNSDFIVVYVDIVVAIIISLVAAVVWTYSYVCKIKYGSATDKDASGWHHIFSHGFSGEFNPEVISPFLMIVVGMGLVYAIYPGIAPGMIVPFYLIDKIEMVLLIATFFPPVIVAALRRSFAYGDPRSPMCKWDSAGFLGFMGSGLHWHAFDLLMVIKISLAVIFIYSLHYRESNISRSIINQPKMSTFLSITFYMCHECLLALGFPGLVGANGGGDYVLIPQYIGALFMIFLAFYSEGYIIEYKSHDPQHWPTEGMTKWNAFCYWYYLVIISSYGYVFHHGFYYDKV; encoded by the coding sequence ATGTTTCACATATGTATTGCTAACCAGGCTGCAGTTGGTGTTTCTGACTGTCCATTACTAATGGCTGCCTATATTCTTGCTGGTTTGGCTATGATGCTAAATATTAGACTCTCATACAGTTCTGCTCCATATGCACTAATTAGATTTAAGTTGCCTGAAAATCTTTTTAGTGTTTTTGTTAGAAGAATGGCTAGTGCTTTGGAACTTTGGTGTCTACCAAGTATGTTACTTGGTAACATAATGGACCTAATTCAAAAACTCGCTATTGATACAGATCCTGAACTTAGAATAGCAGCTGGTGCTAGTTCTCCCGATGGTCTTGTACAAATGGCCACTCAACTACATGACAGAGCCAACGAACTTGACCAGGCAGTTAAGAATGTTGGTAATGATGAGGGTGCCAAAGTACTCAAGTACAAGGCTGGCACCGAAGCTCAAAACGATGATCCTAAACATCTTAGGAAACTCGCAAAGGATCTACATAATGCAGCCACCCAACTAGAAAGTGTAGCTCCTGGCGATAGTACTAGTGATAACGATGCTCTTAAACTAAAAGCCGGTACAAGTGAAGACGATGGTCTTCGAAAGCTAGCCAAAACCCTGTACGAAGCAGCCAAAGCACTAGTCGATACCAGACCTAGTGATAATAATGCTGCCCAACAACTTGCCGATGCCGTAGGTCAAGATGAAAACACTACTGATAAACTTAGACAAGCACTCCAACAACTTGCTGGTGCTGATGGTGATCTAATTGCTAAGGCCGGTGCTGTCAGAGATGCATACGACAAATCCGGCGGTGACGGTGTAAAACCCAAATTCACTGCAGTTCAGGGACAAGAAGGTAAATATGACGGTGATAAGCAACCTCTGTATGAAGCAGTTAAAAAGGCATGGGAAGCTTTCAATGATCTGTATACTGCTAATCTCAAAAAACTTGCCAATGATCTTAAAGATGCTATCGGTACTACCGGCCAACCTAGTAAGCTCCAACAAACTCTATCAGAACTTGGTAATGATACTGGTGATGATCCAAGTACTAAGGCCAATGCTGTTAAAACAGCATACGAAGGCAGTACCGATAATGGTGTCAAACCTAAATTTGACGCACTCAAGGCGAAAGAATTTGCCTATCAAGCTATTGCCGCTATTAAATCACTTTACGAAAATGTTGTTAAGGCAATGACCGCATTTGATAATGTTTATAAACCTGAAGAACTACTCAAGGATGCTGTCGGTAATTCTGATCAGGCTCCTATTCCTCCTGGTAGTGATCCTAAGACTCTTCGTGAGGCTCTCCATGAACTTGGTAGTGCAGGAACTAGTGATCCTACTCTACATGCTAAGGCCAAAGCTGTCAAGGATAAATATTCTGAAGGTTGGTCTGACACTATAAAACAGAAATTCCACTTAGTACAGGCTCAAGCTAATGCATACGAACAGGGTAATACTATCAAAACTGAGAAATACAAGAACCTTCTTGATGCCTGGACCGCTTTCAATGATAAGTACTATAAGGTTATATCTTCTCCCAAATACAATACCATTATCATTCCATCGATCATTACTCAGTGGTTAAATTTCCTTACATATGTAATTCTATTGATTGTATATGTTGTGGGTGGCGACCAAGGTCATCTAACTGTGTTCTATTTTGTAATCGCAATTTCTGGAGTTGTGTTTGGAATTAACATGACTCTAGTGTATTCAGTGGactttaattatatacctGTTTATATTGTTGGTGAGAACTGTTTTCCAATCGTTACATCATTCATACACTACATTACAACACTGATGTTTGGTAATAGGAGGAAATGGAACAGCGACTTCATTGTAGTCTATGTGGACATAGTGGTTGCAATCATAATCTCACTGGTGGCAGCTGTGGTGTGGACATATTCCTACGTAtgtaaaatcaaatatGGTTCAGCCACTGATAAGGATGCTTCTGGTTGGCACCACATATTTTCACATGGATTCTCTGGAGAATTTAACCCTGAAGTTATATCTCCTTTTCTGATGATAGTTGTCGGTATGGGACTAGTGTATGCTATTTATCCCGGTATAGCACCTGGTATGATTGTACCATTCTATTTGattgataagattgaaATGGTACTTCTAATAGCTACATTCTTTCCACCAGTAATCGTAGCTGCACTAAGAAGATCTTTTGCTTATGGTGATCCTAGGTCTCCAATGTGCAAATGGGATAGTGCAGGATTCTTGGGCTTTATGGGTTCTGGTTTACATTGGCATGCTTTTGATCTTCTTATGGTTATCAAGATCTCTCTGGCTGTAATCTTTATATACTCACTTCACTATAGAGAATCTAATATATCCAGGTCTATTATTAATCAACCTAAAATGTCAACATTTCTATcaattacattttatatgtgtcaTGAATGTTTGTTGGCATTGGGATTTCCAGGTCTTGTAGGAGCTAATGGTGGAGGTGACTACGTATTGATACCCCAATACATTGGTGCCCTATTTATGATCTTCTTAGCCTTTTATTCTGAGGGATACATTATTGAGTATAAAAGTCACGACCCCCAACATTGGCCCACAGAAGGTATGACGAAATGGAACGCGTTCTGCTATTGGTATTATTTGGTGATCATCTCATCGTATGGTTACGTCTTTCATCACGGTttttattatgataaagtttaa